From the genome of Streptomyces sp. NBC_01116, one region includes:
- a CDS encoding S8 family peptidase, which yields MRLPARWATAALLLIAPLIGAPATASADSGPEGVLVEQSTRAVPGQYIVTLEPELSPDTVLREFGLSPLFRYGNALHGFAAQLTATELQAVRALPGVLAVEENAEVTVPAPTAAQLLRAPAAGWGADRIDQRALPLDDTFTTEATGKGVKAYVVDTGIDPAHSEFGGRVVSGYDAVGDGRAGMDCNGHGTHVAGTVGGATSGVAKDVSLVNVRVLSCEGRGTWAGILAGFDWVAKDAERSGVPAVLNASLGGDRSTAVDAAVEAVADAGVLPVVAAGNDNRDACDVSPAAADGVFTVGASDRQDRETSFSNWGPCLSVYAPGADIVSARLGGGTVSLNGTSMASPHVAGVAALYKQENPSASPAAVSRWLTDTATGDVLSGLGQGSPDLLLYTGGL from the coding sequence ATGCGCCTGCCCGCCCGATGGGCCACGGCCGCCCTGCTGCTGATCGCACCGCTGATCGGCGCACCCGCCACGGCCTCGGCCGACAGCGGACCGGAAGGGGTCCTGGTGGAGCAGTCCACCCGGGCCGTACCCGGGCAGTACATCGTCACCCTGGAGCCCGAACTCTCGCCGGACACCGTCCTGCGGGAGTTCGGGCTCAGCCCGTTGTTCCGTTACGGGAACGCCCTGCACGGCTTCGCCGCCCAGCTCACCGCCACCGAGCTCCAAGCGGTACGGGCCCTCCCCGGCGTCCTCGCCGTCGAGGAGAACGCCGAGGTGACCGTCCCCGCGCCCACCGCCGCGCAGTTGCTGCGGGCCCCCGCGGCCGGCTGGGGCGCCGACCGCATCGATCAGCGCGCCCTGCCGCTGGACGACACCTTCACCACCGAGGCCACCGGCAAGGGAGTGAAGGCATACGTGGTCGACACCGGGATCGACCCCGCGCACAGCGAATTCGGCGGCCGGGTCGTGAGCGGGTACGACGCCGTCGGGGACGGCCGCGCGGGCATGGACTGCAACGGGCACGGCACGCACGTGGCGGGCACGGTCGGCGGTGCGACGTCCGGTGTGGCGAAGGACGTCTCGCTGGTCAACGTGCGCGTCCTGAGCTGCGAGGGCCGGGGCACCTGGGCCGGCATCCTCGCCGGGTTCGACTGGGTCGCCAAGGACGCCGAGCGCAGCGGTGTCCCCGCCGTGCTGAACGCCTCGCTCGGCGGCGACCGCTCCACGGCGGTCGACGCGGCGGTCGAGGCCGTCGCCGACGCGGGCGTGCTGCCCGTGGTGGCCGCGGGCAACGACAACCGGGACGCCTGTGACGTCTCCCCGGCCGCCGCGGACGGTGTGTTCACCGTCGGGGCGAGCGACCGGCAGGACAGGGAGACCTCCTTCAGCAACTGGGGCCCCTGCCTCTCCGTCTACGCGCCCGGCGCCGACATCGTCTCCGCCCGCCTCGGCGGCGGCACCGTCTCGCTGAACGGCACCTCCATGGCCAGCCCGCACGTCGCGGGCGTCGCCGCGCTCTACAAGCAGGAGAACCCCTCGGCCTCTCCCGCCGCCGTCTCGCGGTGGCTGACGGACACGGCCACCGGGGACGTGCTCTCCGGTCTCGGTCAGGGCTCGCCCGACCTGCTGCTGTACACCGGCGGCCTCTGA
- a CDS encoding type III polyketide synthase: MCRPRTSRGTRRPSGVTRSPCPSHGDESLRSRERGEPMATLCRPAIAVPEHVITMQQTLDLARETHAGHPQRDLVLRLIQNTGVQTRHLVQPIEKTLAHPGFEVRNRVYEAEAKARVPEVVRQALANAETDPSEIDLIVYVSCTGFMMPSLTAWIINSMGFRPETRQLPIAQLGCAAGGAAINRAHDFCLAYPESNVLIVSCEFCSLCYQPTDIGVGSLLSNGLFGDAISAAVVRGQGGTGMRLERNGSHLVPDTEDWISYAVRDTGFHFQLDKRVPGTMEMLAPVLLDLVDLHGWSVPNMDFFIVHAGGPRILDDLCHYLNLPPEMFRYSRATLTERGNIASSVVFDALARLFDDGGAAESAQGLIAGFGPGITAEVAVGSWAKDDLRADVGHDLDELELTAGVALSG, encoded by the coding sequence ATGTGCCGCCCGCGGACGTCTCGTGGAACACGACGTCCATCTGGCGTTACCCGCTCGCCCTGCCCGTCACATGGTGACGAGAGCCTTCGCTCCAGAGAACGAGGAGAACCCATGGCGACCCTGTGCCGACCGGCCATCGCTGTGCCCGAGCACGTCATCACGATGCAGCAGACCCTGGACCTCGCCCGGGAGACCCACGCCGGGCACCCGCAGCGCGACCTCGTCCTGAGGCTCATCCAGAACACCGGCGTCCAGACCCGGCACCTCGTACAGCCCATCGAGAAGACCCTGGCGCACCCCGGATTCGAGGTGCGCAACCGGGTGTACGAGGCCGAGGCCAAGGCCCGGGTCCCCGAAGTCGTCCGGCAGGCGCTCGCCAACGCCGAGACCGACCCGTCCGAGATCGACCTGATCGTCTACGTCTCCTGCACGGGCTTCATGATGCCCTCGCTGACCGCGTGGATCATCAACAGCATGGGCTTCAGACCCGAGACCCGCCAACTGCCCATCGCCCAGCTCGGCTGCGCGGCGGGCGGCGCGGCGATCAACCGCGCGCACGACTTCTGCCTGGCCTACCCCGAGTCCAACGTCCTCATCGTGTCCTGCGAGTTCTGCTCGCTGTGCTACCAGCCCACCGACATCGGGGTCGGCTCGCTCCTCTCCAACGGGCTCTTCGGCGACGCCATCTCGGCGGCCGTCGTGCGAGGACAGGGCGGCACCGGCATGCGCCTGGAGCGCAACGGCTCCCACCTGGTGCCCGACACCGAGGACTGGATCTCCTACGCCGTCCGCGACACCGGGTTCCACTTCCAGCTGGACAAGCGGGTCCCGGGCACCATGGAGATGCTCGCCCCGGTGCTCCTGGACCTGGTCGACCTGCACGGCTGGTCCGTCCCGAACATGGACTTCTTCATCGTCCACGCGGGCGGACCGCGCATCCTGGACGACCTCTGCCACTACCTGAACCTGCCGCCCGAGATGTTCCGCTACAGCCGGGCCACCCTCACCGAACGCGGCAACATCGCCAGCTCCGTCGTCTTCGACGCACTGGCTCGGCTCTTCGACGACGGCGGGGCCGCCGAGTCCGCGCAGGGGCTCATCGCCGGCTTCGGTCCCGGCATCACCGCCGAGGTTGCCGTGGGCAGTTGGGCGAAGGACGACCTCCGGGCGGACGTCGGACACGACCTCGACGAGCTGGAGCTGACCGCCGGCGTTGCGCTGTCCGGCTGA
- a CDS encoding cytochrome P450, with amino-acid sequence MENTSVQNKETVRTCPFDYAQQLEFDPQLRQLLTEEPVSRIRMAYGEGEAWLVTRYEDVRTVTTDRRFSRSAVLGRDFPRMTPEPIVQAESINLMDPPASSRLRGLVAKSFTPRRVEQMRGGTQGVVDRLLDEMEEEGSPADFVARVSAPLPLITICEALDIPEADRPWLRAHAMTMMNVGAAGKEDAVRAKAELRGYFQELTAERRRAPGEDLISTLATARDGDELLDDDELAVMAMVLLITGQDTTTYQLGNIAYTLLTSPDLMRSLRAEPQRLPRTLEELLRHIPFRKGVGIPRIALEDVELSGVLIKAGDVVHVSYLTANRDSAKFDRPDELDPDRPTIPHMTFGWGAHHCLGAPLATMELEVAFSTLLTRFPALRLDVPPADVSWNTTSIWRYPLALPVTW; translated from the coding sequence GTGGAGAACACCTCGGTGCAGAACAAGGAAACCGTCCGGACCTGTCCTTTCGACTACGCGCAGCAGCTGGAGTTCGACCCCCAGCTCAGGCAATTGCTGACCGAGGAGCCGGTGTCCCGCATCCGTATGGCGTACGGAGAGGGCGAGGCCTGGCTGGTCACCCGCTACGAGGACGTCCGGACGGTCACCACCGACCGGCGGTTCAGCCGCAGCGCCGTCCTCGGCCGCGACTTCCCCCGGATGACGCCCGAGCCGATCGTGCAGGCGGAGTCCATCAACCTCATGGACCCGCCCGCCAGCAGCCGGCTGCGGGGCCTGGTCGCCAAGAGCTTCACCCCGCGTCGCGTCGAGCAGATGCGCGGCGGGACCCAGGGTGTGGTGGACCGGCTGCTGGACGAGATGGAGGAGGAGGGGTCACCCGCCGACTTCGTCGCCCGGGTCTCGGCGCCGCTGCCGCTGATCACCATCTGCGAGGCGCTCGACATCCCCGAGGCCGACCGCCCCTGGCTCCGGGCCCACGCCATGACCATGATGAACGTCGGGGCCGCGGGCAAGGAGGACGCGGTACGCGCCAAGGCGGAGCTGCGCGGCTACTTCCAGGAGCTGACCGCGGAGCGGCGCCGCGCCCCGGGCGAGGACCTCATCAGCACCCTGGCCACCGCCCGGGACGGCGACGAACTGCTGGACGACGACGAGCTGGCCGTCATGGCGATGGTCCTGCTCATCACCGGCCAGGACACCACCACCTACCAACTCGGCAACATCGCCTACACCCTGCTCACCAGCCCGGACCTCATGCGGTCCCTCCGGGCCGAACCGCAGCGGCTGCCCCGCACCCTGGAGGAGCTGCTGCGCCACATCCCCTTCCGCAAGGGCGTCGGCATCCCGCGCATCGCGCTGGAGGACGTGGAGCTCTCCGGAGTCCTCATCAAGGCCGGCGATGTGGTGCACGTGTCCTACCTGACGGCCAATCGGGACTCCGCCAAGTTCGACCGTCCCGACGAGCTGGATCCCGACCGGCCGACCATCCCCCACATGACGTTCGGCTGGGGCGCCCACCACTGCCTGGGCGCACCGCTGGCCACCATGGAACTGGAAGTGGCCTTCTCCACGCTGCTGACCCGCTTCCCGGCCCTGCGTCTGGATGTGCCGCCCGCGGACGTCTCGTGGAACACGACGTCCATCTGGCGTTACCCGCTCGCCCTGCCCGTCACATGGTGA
- a CDS encoding ABC transporter ATP-binding protein: MTTHHRLTAEGLTLGYGDRTVVDSLDLAVPPGRITVIVGANACGKSTLLRSMSRLLAPRAGRVVLDGKEVHRLPAKELARTLGLLPQSPVAPEGITVSDLVGRGRHPHQSVFSRWNEKDDAAVAAALEATHTEPLAERAVDELSGGQRQRVWIAMALAQQTELLLLDEPTTFLDASHQIEVLDLLTDLNRSRGTTIVMVLHDLNLAARYADHLIALADGGLHASGTPAEVLTEESVRAVFDLDSRIIEDPVSGRPLMLPIGRHHVLDRAGTLPVGEPTA, translated from the coding sequence ATGACCACGCACCACCGACTGACCGCCGAAGGACTCACCCTCGGCTACGGCGACCGCACCGTCGTCGACTCCCTCGATCTGGCCGTACCGCCCGGCCGGATCACCGTGATCGTGGGCGCCAACGCCTGCGGCAAGTCGACGCTGCTGCGCTCCATGTCCCGACTGCTCGCCCCCCGGGCCGGCCGCGTCGTCCTGGACGGCAAGGAGGTGCACCGGCTGCCCGCCAAGGAGCTGGCCCGCACCCTCGGCCTGCTGCCGCAGTCGCCTGTCGCGCCCGAGGGCATCACCGTCTCCGACCTCGTCGGCCGGGGCCGCCACCCCCATCAGTCCGTCTTCTCCCGCTGGAACGAGAAGGACGACGCCGCCGTGGCCGCCGCCCTGGAGGCCACCCACACCGAACCGCTCGCCGAACGCGCGGTGGACGAACTCTCCGGCGGCCAGCGCCAGCGCGTCTGGATCGCCATGGCCCTCGCCCAGCAGACCGAGCTGCTGCTGCTCGACGAGCCGACCACCTTCCTCGACGCCAGCCACCAGATCGAGGTCCTCGACCTCCTGACCGACCTGAACCGCTCGCGCGGCACCACCATCGTGATGGTTTTGCACGACCTCAACCTCGCCGCCCGGTACGCGGACCACCTGATCGCCCTCGCCGACGGCGGGCTCCACGCCTCCGGCACCCCGGCCGAGGTGCTCACCGAGGAGTCCGTACGGGCCGTTTTCGATCTCGACAGCCGCATCATCGAGGACCCCGTGTCGGGCCGGCCCCTGATGCTCCCGATCGGCCGCCACCACGTCCTGGACCGGGCCGGGACGCTGCCCGTCGGGGAGCCGACCGCGTGA
- a CDS encoding FecCD family ABC transporter permease translates to MSAPVLTRRPSVEAATRRRVRGASRRRRVVLALLLLVLAAFAVTLMAGRTFYPPGDVFRVVLGEQVPGASFTVGRLRLPRAVLAAVAGFSFGLAGVTFQTMLRNPLASPDIIGISSGASAAAAIAIVTLSLGEVQVSVLAIAAGLGVALLVYSLAFKGGVVGTRLILIGIGISAMLDSITSYVLSRAAEWDLQEAMRWLTGSLNGATWEQAVPALVAAAVLTPLLLGQARNLSALQLGDDTASALGVRVERTRITVIVAAVGLIAFATAAAGPIAFVAFLSGPIAARITGAGGSLLVPAGLVGSLLVLVADFTGQFAFGERYPVGVVTGVLGAPYLVYLIIRTNRAGGSL, encoded by the coding sequence GTGAGCGCACCCGTCCTCACCCGGCGGCCGTCCGTCGAGGCCGCCACCCGCCGCCGTGTGCGCGGCGCCTCGCGCCGCCGCCGGGTCGTCCTGGCGCTGCTGCTCCTCGTCCTCGCCGCGTTCGCCGTGACGCTCATGGCGGGCCGGACCTTCTACCCGCCCGGCGACGTGTTCCGGGTGGTCCTCGGGGAGCAGGTGCCGGGCGCGTCGTTCACGGTGGGCCGGCTGCGGCTGCCCCGCGCGGTCCTCGCCGCTGTGGCCGGATTCAGCTTCGGCCTGGCCGGGGTCACCTTCCAGACGATGCTCCGCAACCCGCTCGCCAGCCCCGACATCATCGGCATCAGCTCCGGGGCGAGCGCCGCCGCGGCCATCGCCATCGTCACCCTGTCGCTCGGCGAGGTCCAGGTCTCCGTCCTCGCCATCGCCGCCGGCCTCGGCGTCGCCCTGCTGGTGTACTCCCTGGCGTTCAAGGGCGGTGTCGTCGGCACCCGGCTCATCCTGATCGGCATCGGGATCTCCGCGATGCTCGACAGCATCACCTCCTACGTCCTGTCCCGGGCCGCCGAATGGGACCTCCAGGAAGCGATGCGCTGGCTGACCGGCAGCCTCAACGGAGCCACCTGGGAGCAGGCCGTCCCCGCGCTCGTCGCGGCGGCGGTCCTGACCCCGCTGCTGCTGGGCCAGGCCCGCAACCTCTCCGCGCTCCAGCTCGGCGACGACACCGCCTCCGCCCTCGGCGTACGCGTGGAGCGCACCCGGATCACGGTGATCGTCGCCGCCGTCGGGCTGATCGCCTTCGCCACGGCGGCGGCCGGACCCATCGCGTTCGTAGCGTTCCTCTCCGGCCCCATCGCGGCCCGGATCACCGGAGCGGGCGGCTCCCTGCTGGTGCCCGCCGGGCTCGTCGGCTCGCTGCTCGTCCTCGTCGCCGACTTCACCGGCCAGTTCGCCTTCGGCGAGCGCTACCCGGTCGGCGTCGTCACCGGCGTCCTCGGAGCCCCCTACCTCGTCTACCTGATCATCCGCACCAACCGGGCGGGAGGCTCGCTATGA
- a CDS encoding FecCD family ABC transporter permease, translating into MTEPDTRTPPDVVTRRPAGVRLLWVLLSVLALAAVMVASVAIGSRDVPWSDVVAALGGADDTLGRAAATKRIPRTVLAVVIGAALGLAGGVMQGVTRNPLADPGILGVNMGASLAVVTAVAFFGLTSPTGYVWTAVLGAALAALFVYTVGTLGRGGATPLKLALAGAATSAAFASLVSAIILPRNDIAGSFKLWQIGGVGGASFERIGQVAPFLAVGFAVCLLSARALNSLALGDDLAAGLGERVAVARAMAALGAVLLCGAATAVAGPIGFVGLVVPHTCRLLVGVDHRWLLPLSTVLGAVLLTAADVVGRIVARPSEIDVGIVTALIGAPFFIYIVRRQKVRAL; encoded by the coding sequence GTGACCGAGCCCGACACCCGTACCCCGCCGGACGTCGTCACCAGACGTCCGGCGGGCGTGCGCCTGCTGTGGGTCCTGCTCTCCGTACTCGCCCTGGCGGCGGTCATGGTCGCGTCCGTCGCCATCGGCTCCCGCGACGTCCCCTGGTCCGACGTCGTCGCGGCGCTCGGCGGCGCGGACGACACCCTGGGCCGGGCGGCGGCGACGAAGCGCATCCCGCGCACCGTGCTCGCCGTCGTCATCGGCGCCGCACTCGGGCTCGCGGGCGGCGTGATGCAGGGCGTGACCCGTAACCCGCTGGCCGACCCCGGCATCCTCGGCGTCAACATGGGGGCGTCCCTCGCCGTCGTCACCGCGGTCGCGTTCTTCGGGCTCACCTCGCCCACCGGATACGTCTGGACCGCCGTCCTGGGCGCGGCCCTCGCCGCCCTGTTCGTCTACACCGTCGGAACCCTCGGCAGAGGAGGGGCGACCCCGCTCAAGCTGGCCCTCGCCGGAGCCGCCACCTCCGCGGCCTTCGCCTCGCTCGTCAGCGCGATCATCCTGCCGCGCAACGACATCGCCGGAAGCTTCAAGCTCTGGCAGATCGGCGGCGTCGGCGGCGCGTCCTTCGAACGCATCGGCCAGGTCGCGCCGTTCCTCGCGGTCGGCTTCGCCGTCTGCCTGCTCTCCGCCCGGGCCCTCAACTCCCTCGCCCTGGGCGACGATCTGGCGGCCGGACTCGGCGAACGCGTCGCCGTGGCACGGGCGATGGCCGCCCTCGGAGCCGTCCTGCTGTGCGGAGCGGCCACCGCCGTCGCCGGACCGATCGGCTTCGTCGGGCTCGTCGTCCCGCACACCTGCCGACTGCTCGTCGGCGTCGACCACCGTTGGCTCCTGCCGCTCTCCACGGTGCTCGGCGCGGTCCTGCTCACCGCTGCCGACGTCGTCGGCCGGATCGTGGCACGCCCCTCGGAGATCGACGTCGGCATCGTGACCGCACTGATCGGGGCCCCCTTCTTCATCTACATCGTCCGCCGACAGAAGGTACGTGCCCTGTGA